Sequence from the Zeugodacus cucurbitae isolate PBARC_wt_2022May chromosome 5, idZeuCucr1.2, whole genome shotgun sequence genome:
GACGTCTGGTAACTTCAAGCGTCTGCTGGTGTCGCTTTGCACAGCAGCACGCGACGAGAGCGGTCAAATTGATCCGGTTGCCGCACAGTCGGATGCACGTGAGCTACTCAAGGCAGGCGAACTGCGTGTCGGTACTGATGAGAGCATGTTCAACATGATTTTGTGTCAACGTAACTACCAACAGTTGCGTTTGGTGAGTCATTCATCTACCTTCctcgttctttatgttttttatgcaaaattgtttattttctattCTGCAGATATTCCAAGAGTACGAAAAAATGACTGGCCACACATTGGAGAAGGCCATACGTAAAGAATTCTCGGGTGATATAATGGAGGGATTGATCGCCATTTACAAGTGTGTCACCAACAAAACTGAGTACTTCGCCTCGCGTCTGCACAAGAGTATGGCAGGCATTGGTACAAATGACAAACAACTGATACGCGTCGTGATCACACGCTCCGAAGTGAGTTAGAATATACTTTGAACAATATTTCGAAAAACCATTATATGATTTGCATGACATTTTACTTGTAGATCGATATGGGCGATATTAAGGCACAATACGAGCGTATGTACAGCAAGAGCTTAAAGAGCTGGATAAAGGTAACATTCTACTTTAACTTTGATTAATACGTTTATTCAAATATCCGACTTATTACAAATCTTTTCACAGGGCGATACATCGGGTCACTATAAGCACGCATTATACGCACTCGTTGGTGAACAACGCTCCTCCTAATAAACAACATCAGCGCTTAAAATATAACAACGCATACGTGTATAAGTACACGGCACTTGCAAAGGCCTTAAAAGTTTTACAGCAGTATActatattgattaatttttgctatcCTCAATGTGAATTTGCTAATTGCGTATTGTTTAGCTGTTAATTGACAATTCCAATGCTGGAATGTATGACTATTTTGTATTTCGAATATATGCAATCAAACGCcttaaactatataaaattcATACTATTTTTATAGTCAATATTCAAGTGTTTCTGCATAAGTGTGGTAACCTAACTAAGtgtagtttatatatattatttcaaaatattccttttgtattgaaaatattaaaaaattgaataatctCTATCGCAAAtctctaaaatataatttaatgttttgtgTCGTACATCAACTAATGACAATATCAATGTGCATTTATATgcttaaattttcataatacgtatataaaaagttatactatttttttgcgatatttatatcattcaaaacataatacatgcatacaaatttatttcatttacacttacatatgtatgtatatccattttgaaaaaataaaataaaatataataaatcaacaaacgtacaaacatatgaaattaattacaaattatttaatatattggtTTGACTCTCAATGTCTTTGAggattatcacttatttcgtccATAGATTATTCTTTttaatatcatatatgtatgtgattggcgttgcaaccgtttagccggttatagccgaatcgacgatagtgcgccacctgtctctctccttcgcagttcggcgccagttggagatcccaagtgtaaccaggtcgctctccacctggtccctccaacggagtggaggccttccccttcctcggcttcctccggcgggtactgcatcgaacactttcagggctggagtgttttcgtccattcggacaacatgacctagccagcgtagccgctgtctttttattcgctgaactatgtcaatgtcgtcgtataactcgtacagctatcatatatagatatgtgaaaaataataagaagagtgatgcataaaaattaaactacAATACAATTTTAGTAAGGCAAGAAAAAATGTGAATGAGAACCAACCAGTTCATcgctttttattaaagaaatatggGGAAGTGTAAGACCTCTGATTCTAAAACTCGAAAAATTTAGTCAAGCAGGGAAATTCGTacaaataaatagtaatttttttttatgtttgtaaaACATTGGTTGGACAACCAATTATGTAAATGGTTTCTGCAGATTGAAACACACGGCAGGAAGTCCAAAATATCATTGTTTGTTAAATAGAATTCATTTATTGCCTCAAAACCAATTAAATGTGATTTAAATATTGTTGGCTCAACAACTATCAGCAAAATGCTTACAAAAGAAAGATCTTAAGGCTATAAGACGTCCAAAAAGGAAAGTGTAACAAATGCTAATGTTTATTGAAGAACATGAGGTGTGATTTAAGTACACGGTTAACACCGCTAAATATGACTTTATGGTTTGGGGATTGTTTTCATACATCGGGCAACCAATTATGTTGCAAACCTCTAAAAATGTATGATACAGTACTCTGAAGATAATATTCAACTTAGGACAACGACGCTAAACACACGGCTCAGCGTACAAAAGAGTGGTTTGGGGTCAATAACTTCAGTATGATGGAGTGATCACCGCCATCGTCAGATCTAAATTCCATTTAAAATGTGTGGAATACAGTGAAATACATTAAGAGGAAAATGTCGAAGTAAGAATGACGAACTTTTGCAGCTTATTCAGAATTCATGGAGTTAcgttttaagaaattattaacgatttttttaatttcattccaAAGCATCTATTTTAATTCCAAATAAAGCCGCCCTTTATTCAtaagatttattattttaagcagTGTCtgcttaaaaacatttattttcccaacttttcactgaaattttataaaataattaatatgtaaaagTTAGCTTAGATACTAGTACACTTATCTAATCAAACATACAAATGGAaagcttattttatatacaaaaaaatatttaaatggatATCTTATAATTAAAGTAGTAAATAAGCCCAATTATGTCACTTTAAAACCCGCACCTCCACATATAGCGAATCATTGCGCAAAAAATTCGaattcattataattttatgtgGTATATGAAAGTACTGATTGTTCTGTATGAATTCGTCGTTTTTCTTACGCACCAGAATCGTCTTGACATAATCCTGCGACTCTTCGCCATTGCTGAATTGAGCACGTATAATGATGTCGGCCTGCAGGCGGCAAGGCCAGGACAACAAAGCGTCGTACTCGCCGGCGATTACATTGAGACATGCGATCAGATTGCGACCCTTCCATGTGCCTTTACCATTGGGGTGTATGTCGAGCTGCAAGTGAGTTCATAGCGCAATCGTTAGATAAGTTTGTTTACGTGCACAATAGAGGGCGTCTACTTACGCGCAGCGCATAACCATATGGCTTGTTGGAGAACATGGCGCTATGCAGTATCGTTTCGTATTGCTTTGCCTCTTCCAGCTTCTTGGAGAAATCTTTGATACGCCAAATCAAATGAcctattcaatatttattagagTTGAATCTTTAAGAAATGCAAATTAGTGGCAAATACCTCTTGTATTTTGTATGCTGGTGAGCCGTTGTTGGGTGGCCAAATGATTCTCCAAATCCGCCAGGGTTTGCATGGTCTGATGCAGTTTAGTGTCGATTTGATTCACTATACCCTCCAACTTTTCACAACGCTCTTCAGTTTCACAAACGATATTTTTCATACTCTTCACCTCTAGATCCATATTCGCCTGCTTGGCATTCAGATCGCTATTTGCCACAAATTTGGTTTTCAAATCGCCATCGATGACATTTAAGAAATCTTCGATTTCGATGAATTTGTCACTATAATACAAGAGAAGTGCGTAAGTAAAAGTTACTATGAGTTCAACACATACTAACAGATTCTTTTTCTCGTTTTCCAAGATCATCTCTTCCAGTTTCATGGTGTTATCGTTTAAGTGATTCACATGTTCCGCCACTTCCACCGACAATTGTTGTATATTCTTATGCAACACATCCATCTCACCTTGTATATCGGCTTTGACTTTCTACAATAGATttgaattaaagaaataattattaaatattaaaaggtACTTTTCAACCTTTATCATTTCAAAATTGGCCACATTGTCTTTGTAGGCCTCGCCCACTTCGAACTGTCGTTGTACGATCTCTTCATTGAGTAACGCTTTGACGCTTCTCAAACCATCATCGGCGTCATGTTTCCAATCTTCCAAGACCTGATTGTATTTACGCAAATTGCCAACATCTGTGATCAGATGCAAACGTTGACCGATCTCCTCATTAAGCACCGAACGCAGTGCGCTCAAATCTTTTTCAAGCTGATTTACGCGATTGTCCATGAATTGGTCGAGACGCTCAAGGCTGCTGGACGGTTGTGGTTGCGCTTTGGCTCGTGGGCACTCTTTTAGATGTGTGCGCATGCGAATTCGTGGCACGAAGGCGTTGCAATTATGCGGGCACTGTTCCAATACTTGTCCGCAATGTATGAGGTGCTCCTGtcgaataaaaaagtaaataaaataaagaatactTCCATGATTGTGATGaaaattttttgagatttttttaccaaaggacaaagtacagtatactctcgaaaagtaaattctcagaaagtaaataatcgcggaaaagttaatcacctttaagattacacatgcacctcgaaaaagtaaattttttaatttacttttcagagagtgtgataaaaaattcgaaacgaagcaagcagcgttttttacgatgttgcaaaaacacttatttttttgtttatcgcgtctttttagtaaataaactctgctacttgatccactggtttaagaatgaaaacgatgcaaatcaggtgtcagactttttgaattgtcgtacagaaatgatcagaaaatatattgcaaaagaaaaaaacaaaagaatattcaagattttttctcttcatagtaaatacatatgtatgtatgtaaatgtaaatatgtttttcatgtaaatccatatgttttattgaagcaaataaatgaatgaattttttaagtttaaaaatgtatttaatattataataacagataatttatgtatatatttggaaaagtaaattattcgaaaaagtaaattacccaaaataccaatcgatttacttttcgagagtatactgtataacatataaatattaccCACCAAATTTCGTTAATTTATTCATCTATCTGTATCATATCACAGCTTTTAGCATTGAATATAAGCGTTTCAATCGACTATCCGAATATCATCCAAGACAACTTTGTAAGAGAAGGCGTTCTTCAATAAAAGGGTCTTAAATATTGTCATCGAAGACAGAATATTTGATATAACTGAGGGAGACGACAAAAAATGTCTGGTTAGGAACGATGGCACGAAATCATAATTATATTGAAGTGATTTATAACCCTATTGGCCAATGGGATCATCCTTGACTTTAACTTACTATACTTCCTTCCATTATTAACGAACTAAATTCGTTGAAGCTCGTCTACATCTACAATTGGCACTGCATAAGCGAACATTTTAATTACCTTCTACTCATCTTATctaattatttcaaaacaatttatgCACTTGTTATACAAAAGTATGCTTGCTGAACTTGAACATTAATCGTGCGCTTTGATTCTACCACGAAATTTATCAGAGACTCCAAAACATGCAAATATTTGGAGAGAGCGATAAGAGTTTATGGACACATTCCATACTTATCTGAATTTCGAATGCTATCAAATTGCTTATCAGCGAAGGTCACTAATCTAATTAAGATATGCCcgaaatatgttaaataattaaacaagcatattatttaaaaatctttcacggcattttaatgattttcgaaCAAATTTTTACTTACGATTTCCCGATTTgccgcttttttattttttcaatgttaAGCGAAACTCTTGCGCACAAAAGAACCGTTTGACGGCGCGTTGGTGactaaataaattttgggtCGGTTTATTGTCGATTCGTTAAATAGCGGTACTGACTAATGGCACTAGGTGACGTGATGGCCTATTGATAAGCAGAAAATTGCTGTAGAAATGTGCACTTATCTGAAAATTCATTCATACACATGGTAAGAATGTATGTGAATATATGGAAAgcgatattgttattattaataataattattatttgcgtTATTCCACCTGATATTaatttctatactctcgcaacaaagttgataagagagtattataattttgctcacataacggttgtttgtgtcacccagtaataaaagagttagatatggtgttatatgtacatatataaatgatcaggatgacgagtgaagttgaaattcggatatctgtctgtccgtctgtccgtgcaagcgataacttgagtaaaaattgagatatcttaatgatatcgaccaatttcaatgaaattcgaaagGTTCGAAACATTTTCCTGGCATtccaataatattatttgaaaatggtGCAAATCGATTCACACCCACTACTTTtcatatactagaactttgaagttaatttgaatcgtttactttaaaatatataaggtAAGCATtactgaagatatcggaatataactttcgacaaatactgcatttatagtgtggtattGCTCTTCTGAAAATCATCGTAATCGGACCATATATtatcaaggccccatgtatcgaacatgaggacctcagttcttctaatacatgttttaacgaaaatatagggaTGTCTCtgagatattttgaaataattcagagggaatatttttcttctaataatatggcccctcaatatatatattcagtgaaatcgggtcataacatcccctagctcccctagctcccatatacctaatattttgAGTTTCAAACTTGCATTggtctttataccatatatatcggttaatatgtgagatatatcagcaaaatttagtgagcatataatcttggatagaaTATAGCTAGgtggaaaaaatattgcaaatcggTACATGAATTACCCAGCCCCATATGCTCTATAtactgattttttgttttttaatggactttatgttattaataaaattaaataaacaaattgcgggagtataaaattttttaaattgggaaaaaatgcaaacaagaaTTATATCGATTTACAATATTACTCTGATCACTTAACTAATAAATTTGGCTTAAAATATATCGGAGCTAGGTACAATGTACAACTTTCGATAGAAAATCACGTTTTGATTAAGGGGTTAAGTGAATGAAGTCAGCGTgtgtttcatttaaaaaattgagaatGTCAAATGTTCgtttttaaatagtattttaagaaatttttatttaaaaattttgaaaatcagtTGGTATCGCATTTCCCTTGACTTCTCAAAAAAAGATTTTGCCGtgaacatcataactcattattgatTCCTCCAAAATcaagaaaccaaaaatatttcgatagtacatgtataaatctagttaatgaacaagttaaaagaaaaaatattaaaatttgtattttaacagatttttaacaattttttttgtaaaatttaagccATATATtggcttaaaaaaaatttatgtaataaaaacaaaaaaatccttcgttcagtAATTTGATAATGCTGTGATTTAAATCATTGATCGCTTGATAACTATTTG
This genomic interval carries:
- the Anxb11_1 gene encoding annexin B11 isoform X2, which encodes MYPFGTPTVTPAQNFDPVKDAHDLRKAMKGFGTDEDALINIICRRSNEQRQEIQRQYKTHFGKDLIEDVKSETSGNFEKLLVGLLRPIVDFYCAELNDAMAGIGTDEEVLIEILCTLSNVEIHTIKNQYLRLYGAHLESELKSETSGNFKRLLVSLCTAARDESGQIDPVAAQSDARELLKAGELRVGTDESMFNMILCQRNYQQLRLIFQEYEKMTGHTLEKAIRKEFSGDIMEGLIAIYKCVTNKTEYFASRLHKSMAGIGTNDKQLIRVVITRSEIDMGDIKAQYERMYSKSLKSWIKGDTSGHYKHALYALVGEQRSS
- the LOC105216447 gene encoding TNF receptor-associated factor 3 isoform X1: MTTNGNGYSRNSNGALPSNGTTTVLKYEKSSCLFCNEWFDSQTFTEHLIHCGQVLEQCPHNCNAFVPRIRMRTHLKECPRAKAQPQPSSSLERLDQFMDNRVNQLEKDLSALRSVLNEEIGQRLHLITDVGNLRKYNQVLEDWKHDADDGLRSVKALLNEEIVQRQFEVGEAYKDNVANFEMIKKVKADIQGEMDVLHKNIQQLSVEVAEHVNHLNDNTMKLEEMILENEKKNLDKFIEIEDFLNVIDGDLKTKFVANSDLNAKQANMDLEVKSMKNIVCETEERCEKLEGIVNQIDTKLHQTMQTLADLENHLATQQRLTSIQNTRGHLIWRIKDFSKKLEEAKQYETILHSAMFSNKPYGYALRLDIHPNGKGTWKGRNLIACLNVIAGEYDALLSWPCRLQADIIIRAQFSNGEESQDYVKTILVRKKNDEFIQNNQYFHIPHKIIMNSNFLRNDSLYVEVRVLK
- the LOC105216447 gene encoding TNF receptor-associated factor 3 isoform X2, with translation MRTHLKECPRAKAQPQPSSSLERLDQFMDNRVNQLEKDLSALRSVLNEEIGQRLHLITDVGNLRKYNQVLEDWKHDADDGLRSVKALLNEEIVQRQFEVGEAYKDNVANFEMIKKVKADIQGEMDVLHKNIQQLSVEVAEHVNHLNDNTMKLEEMILENEKKNLDKFIEIEDFLNVIDGDLKTKFVANSDLNAKQANMDLEVKSMKNIVCETEERCEKLEGIVNQIDTKLHQTMQTLADLENHLATQQRLTSIQNTRGHLIWRIKDFSKKLEEAKQYETILHSAMFSNKPYGYALRLDIHPNGKGTWKGRNLIACLNVIAGEYDALLSWPCRLQADIIIRAQFSNGEESQDYVKTILVRKKNDEFIQNNQYFHIPHKIIMNSNFLRNDSLYVEVRVLK